In Kordia antarctica, the following proteins share a genomic window:
- a CDS encoding DUF389 domain-containing protein, whose translation MSSKEENKFDFSEEENKPKEKAAETTPPTDAKGLWQGLKTFLYELLDIQHDVDKDQTIEDIKKDIPFKGATAWILVCSIFIASVGLNANSIPVIIGAMLISPLMGPILGVGMAIAINDIYTLRKSLVNFGVMVVLSVLTAFLFFKFFPLQIDSSELLSRTKPDIRDVLIAFFGGLALIIARTKKGTIASVIFGVAIATALMPPLCTVGFGLAKGGSKGLLYAGGAMYLFIINTIFIGLATFLVLKLLRFPMLKYANSTKRKRISQAASLVALAVMIPAVWTFWDVLQESNIQRDYNLFIQKVEANPALWYQKEVKDDDKKTINLYFNGEVSKDITAEYENTLKSYDHIGAYKLKINGFETRSVDEISKSLDRAYTDLDNSRNIVDGLQKQIAELKREVTDLNGQLESKASLENENYVAFSKVAKTAKIKYTDLRQFGFAKMLNSKDFIRIDTMPVAAVKWNPKLSDSVQTIRESELNTWLRKELNLDTLIIERIK comes from the coding sequence ATGAGTTCAAAAGAAGAAAATAAGTTCGATTTTTCGGAAGAAGAAAATAAACCTAAAGAAAAAGCAGCAGAAACTACGCCGCCAACAGATGCAAAAGGTTTGTGGCAAGGACTCAAAACGTTCTTGTATGAATTATTAGATATTCAACATGATGTTGACAAAGATCAAACCATAGAAGATATTAAAAAGGATATTCCTTTTAAAGGCGCAACTGCTTGGATTTTAGTATGTTCTATATTTATAGCTTCGGTAGGATTGAACGCAAATTCTATTCCTGTTATTATTGGAGCCATGTTAATTTCGCCACTTATGGGACCAATTTTAGGAGTTGGAATGGCGATTGCTATTAATGATATTTATACCTTACGTAAATCCTTGGTCAATTTTGGTGTCATGGTCGTTTTAAGTGTATTAACTGCTTTTTTATTCTTTAAATTTTTTCCATTACAAATAGATTCTTCAGAATTACTATCGCGAACAAAACCAGATATTCGTGATGTATTGATTGCCTTTTTTGGTGGTTTGGCATTAATTATAGCGCGAACAAAAAAAGGAACGATTGCTTCTGTAATTTTTGGAGTTGCGATTGCCACAGCTTTAATGCCGCCATTATGCACCGTAGGTTTCGGATTAGCAAAAGGTGGCTCAAAAGGATTGTTGTATGCAGGTGGCGCGATGTATTTATTCATCATTAACACCATTTTCATTGGCTTGGCGACTTTCTTAGTCTTGAAGTTATTGCGCTTCCCGATGTTGAAATATGCGAATTCTACAAAGCGTAAACGAATTTCACAAGCAGCTTCGTTAGTTGCATTAGCAGTAATGATTCCTGCAGTTTGGACATTTTGGGATGTGTTGCAAGAAAGTAATATACAACGTGATTATAACTTGTTCATTCAAAAAGTAGAAGCGAATCCAGCATTATGGTATCAAAAAGAAGTGAAAGACGATGATAAAAAAACCATCAACTTATATTTTAATGGTGAAGTTTCGAAAGATATTACAGCAGAATATGAAAATACATTAAAAAGTTATGATCATATTGGAGCTTATAAACTGAAAATCAACGGTTTTGAAACCCGAAGTGTAGATGAAATTTCAAAATCACTTGACAGAGCGTATACTGATTTAGATAATAGTAGAAATATTGTTGATGGCTTGCAAAAACAAATTGCCGAGCTAAAACGAGAAGTAACCGACCTTAATGGTCAATTAGAATCGAAAGCTTCCTTAGAGAATGAAAATTATGTAGCGTTTAGTAAAGTAGCGAAAACTGCAAAAATTAAATATACAGATTTACGTCAGTTTGGATTCGCAAAAATGTTGAATTCAAAAGATTTTATCCGAATCGATACAATGCCTGTGGCAGCTGTAAAATGGAATCCGAAATTATCAGATAGTGTACAAACCATTCGCGAAAGCGAATTAAATACTTGGTTGCGTAAAGAATTGAACCTTGATACGTTGATTATTGAGCGGATTAAATAG
- a CDS encoding ABC transporter ATP-binding protein, with product MIEVKNIRKSFDGVEILKGISTTFEKGKTNLIIGQSGSGKTVFLKSLIGLFTPEEGDILFDGKNYKDLSDEEKRDLRTEIGMVFQGSALFDSMTISENVMFPMRMFSNKSKSEMQDRVDFVLNRVNLVDAHHKYPAEASGGMQKRVAIARAIVMNPKYLFCDEPNSGLDPKTAIVIDNLIQEITDEYNITTVINTHDMNSVMEIGEKILFLQNGVKAWEGTNKEIFVTENKAVTDFVYSSDLFKKIREVYLKELEG from the coding sequence ATGATCGAAGTAAAAAACATACGAAAATCTTTTGATGGTGTTGAAATTTTAAAAGGAATTTCAACAACGTTTGAGAAAGGAAAAACCAACTTGATTATCGGTCAAAGTGGTTCAGGAAAAACAGTGTTTTTAAAATCGCTCATAGGTTTATTTACACCAGAAGAAGGCGATATTCTTTTTGATGGAAAAAACTATAAAGACTTATCTGATGAAGAAAAACGCGACTTGCGAACTGAAATCGGAATGGTTTTTCAAGGAAGTGCTTTGTTTGATTCTATGACCATTTCTGAAAATGTAATGTTTCCGATGCGCATGTTTTCCAATAAATCAAAAAGCGAAATGCAAGATCGTGTCGATTTTGTATTGAATCGTGTCAATTTAGTAGATGCACATCATAAATATCCTGCGGAAGCTTCTGGAGGAATGCAAAAACGTGTTGCCATTGCCAGAGCAATTGTGATGAATCCGAAGTATTTATTTTGTGATGAACCCAATTCTGGATTGGATCCAAAAACTGCCATCGTCATTGATAATTTAATCCAAGAAATTACTGACGAATACAATATTACAACGGTAATCAACACACACGATATGAATTCTGTAATGGAAATTGGTGAAAAGATTCTTTTCTTGCAAAATGGTGTCAAGGCTTGGGAAGGCACTAATAAAGAAATTTTTGTAACTGAAAACAAAGCAGTTACGGATTTTGTCTACTCTTCCGATTTATTCAAAAAAATAAGAGAAGTATATTTGAAAGAATTGGAAGGGTAA
- a CDS encoding MlaE family ABC transporter permease: MIYLENIGRYFLMLKSVFSKMTKWSMLRNLIFKEIDDLIIGSMGIVCFISFFVGGVVAIQTALNINNPLIPKYLVGFATRQSVILEFAPTFISIIMAGKVGSFITSSIGTMRVTEQIDALEVMGVNSLNYLVFPKIVALSLYPFVITIAMFLGILGGWLASIYGGFSTSADFIEGLQIEFIPFHITYAFIKTFLFAFVLATIPSFYGYYMKGGALEVGKASTTSFVWTSVAIILINYIITQLLLTK; the protein is encoded by the coding sequence ATGATTTACCTAGAAAATATAGGACGCTATTTTTTGATGTTGAAAAGCGTATTTAGCAAAATGACCAAATGGTCAATGCTAAGAAATCTTATTTTTAAAGAGATTGATGATTTAATCATTGGTTCCATGGGAATTGTATGTTTTATATCCTTTTTCGTAGGTGGTGTTGTTGCCATTCAAACTGCCTTAAACATTAACAATCCTTTGATTCCGAAATACCTTGTTGGTTTTGCCACACGACAGTCTGTAATTTTAGAATTTGCGCCTACGTTTATTTCCATTATTATGGCAGGAAAAGTAGGTTCATTCATTACGTCTAGTATAGGAACGATGCGCGTTACAGAACAAATTGACGCGTTGGAAGTTATGGGTGTAAATTCACTCAACTATTTAGTTTTCCCTAAAATTGTTGCCTTATCCTTGTATCCATTTGTAATTACAATAGCGATGTTTTTAGGAATTCTTGGCGGTTGGTTAGCATCTATTTATGGAGGTTTTTCAACGAGTGCTGATTTTATTGAAGGATTACAGATCGAATTTATTCCATTCCATATTACCTATGCTTTTATTAAAACGTTCTTATTCGCGTTTGTATTAGCAACCATTCCTTCCTTTTACGGATATTATATGAAAGGTGGCGCATTGGAAGTTGGAAAAGCAAGTACAACGTCGTTCGTTTGGACGAGTGTTGCTATTATTTTGATAAATTACATCATCACGCAATTATTACTAACCAAATGA
- the pafA gene encoding alkaline phosphatase PafA, producing MKKVIFFSILSFAFIQCVSVKQNIKTTSKTADLTTENTTSPKLVIGIVVDQMRYDYLTQFDAKYSEGGFKRMLNGGYNCKNNHYNYIPTYTGPGHASVYTGTTPENHGIIGNNWYDKFIKDEVYCTSDENYTSVGVEGKYEGKMSPHRMLTTTITDQLRLATQQRGKVIGIAIKDRGAILPAGHAANGAYWFYGKDKGNWITSTYYLNTLPTWVQEFNAADEAEKYMKPWNTLYDISTYTESGPDGNIFEGTFRGKKNSLFPYDLPALKDKNGGFDILKATAYGNSLTTDFAIAAIKGEQLGQDTDTDFLAVSYSSTDYVGHTFGVNSKEIQDTYIRLDKDIERLFAALDEQVGKGNYTIFLTADHAAVHVPTYLQSMKIPAGYFKTSELEDYLIDFLNTTYGSKELIEEISNNQIFLNHTEIKRLNLSATAIENGLKQKLLAYDKVAKVYTRTTLTSSEFTTGIAAALQKGFSQKRSGDVCYVLDIATISYGRTGSTHGSGFNYDTHVPLLFYGNGIQQGATLARTEITDIAPTIAALLQISFPNAATGNPIQAVLKN from the coding sequence ATGAAAAAAGTTATCTTTTTTAGCATCCTATCTTTCGCTTTTATACAATGTGTATCTGTAAAGCAAAACATAAAAACTACCTCAAAAACTGCTGATTTAACTACTGAAAATACGACATCACCAAAATTAGTGATTGGTATTGTAGTTGATCAGATGCGCTATGATTATTTAACACAGTTTGACGCTAAATATAGTGAAGGTGGATTTAAACGCATGCTAAATGGTGGTTATAATTGCAAGAACAATCACTATAATTATATACCAACGTATACCGGACCTGGTCATGCTTCCGTATACACAGGAACAACGCCAGAAAATCATGGAATTATAGGAAATAATTGGTATGATAAGTTTATAAAAGATGAAGTGTATTGTACTTCAGATGAAAATTATACTTCTGTTGGTGTTGAAGGAAAGTATGAAGGGAAAATGTCGCCACACAGAATGCTAACGACAACGATCACAGATCAATTGCGTTTGGCAACACAACAACGCGGAAAAGTAATTGGAATTGCAATTAAGGATAGAGGTGCTATTTTGCCCGCTGGTCATGCCGCAAATGGTGCATATTGGTTTTATGGAAAAGATAAAGGAAACTGGATTACAAGTACATATTACCTAAATACATTGCCAACTTGGGTACAAGAATTTAATGCTGCTGATGAAGCTGAAAAATATATGAAACCTTGGAATACGTTGTATGATATTAGTACATATACAGAAAGTGGTCCTGATGGAAACATTTTTGAAGGAACATTTAGAGGAAAAAAGAATTCACTTTTCCCTTATGATTTGCCAGCGTTAAAAGATAAGAATGGCGGATTTGATATTTTGAAAGCAACTGCTTATGGAAACAGCTTAACAACTGATTTTGCTATCGCAGCTATTAAAGGAGAACAATTAGGACAAGATACTGATACCGATTTCTTAGCCGTAAGTTACTCAAGTACAGATTATGTTGGACATACATTTGGAGTAAATTCTAAAGAAATTCAAGATACCTATATTCGTTTGGATAAAGATATTGAGCGTTTGTTTGCTGCATTAGATGAGCAAGTTGGAAAAGGAAATTATACTATTTTCTTAACCGCAGATCACGCGGCAGTTCATGTGCCAACGTATTTGCAAAGCATGAAGATTCCGGCTGGATATTTCAAGACTTCAGAATTAGAAGATTATTTAATTGATTTCTTAAACACAACCTACGGAAGTAAAGAATTGATTGAAGAAATTTCTAATAACCAAATCTTTTTAAATCATACAGAAATAAAACGTTTAAACCTTTCAGCAACAGCTATTGAAAATGGATTGAAACAAAAATTGTTAGCGTATGATAAAGTTGCAAAAGTGTATACACGTACAACCTTGACAAGTAGTGAATTTACTACTGGAATTGCAGCGGCATTGCAAAAAGGATTCAGTCAAAAACGTTCGGGAGATGTTTGTTATGTATTAGATATTGCCACCATTTCGTACGGACGCACAGGTTCAACACATGGTTCTGGATTTAATTATGATACACACGTTCCGTTGTTATTCTATGGAAATGGAATTCAGCAAGGCGCAACTTTAGCTCGAACAGAAATTACAGATATTGCACCAACAATTGCAGCGTTATTACAAATTTCGTTTCCAAATGCAGCGACGGGAAATCCAATACAAGCTGTATTAAAAAATTAA
- a CDS encoding LytR/AlgR family response regulator transcription factor has product MINAIIIEDEKSSMEYLQSILKRNHPNITILGWATNVDDAVKMIEAETPDILFMDIELLDGSGFDVLDRLKGNMTFEVIFTTGFLDYKERAMDYFAFYYLNKPIQEDEIKKVLDMYVLKRSAFDIKKYQAFKNQIKAKNQVLTIIINKEYVPIKISDILYCEASGSYTFVHTVQGDQFLSAKNLKRIESFIEDDSFFRVHRSVLVNAKHVKGVTINGAVRMSNDAEILISVRNRKKVLSMFESYKGTT; this is encoded by the coding sequence ATGATTAACGCAATTATCATTGAAGATGAAAAATCTTCTATGGAATATTTACAATCTATTTTAAAACGAAATCATCCAAATATTACCATTCTTGGTTGGGCAACAAACGTTGACGATGCTGTAAAGATGATAGAGGCCGAAACGCCAGATATTTTGTTTATGGACATAGAATTACTTGACGGAAGTGGTTTTGATGTATTAGATCGTTTGAAAGGAAACATGACATTTGAGGTGATTTTTACCACAGGTTTTTTAGATTACAAGGAACGCGCAATGGACTATTTTGCGTTCTATTACCTTAACAAACCGATACAAGAAGACGAGATAAAAAAAGTGCTAGATATGTATGTTTTGAAGCGTTCTGCTTTTGATATAAAAAAGTATCAGGCATTTAAAAATCAAATCAAAGCCAAAAATCAGGTTCTTACGATCATTATAAACAAAGAGTATGTTCCTATAAAAATTTCAGACATTTTATATTGTGAAGCTTCCGGAAGTTACACGTTTGTTCACACTGTTCAAGGTGATCAATTTCTCTCCGCTAAAAATCTGAAACGAATTGAAAGTTTTATCGAAGATGATTCTTTTTTCAGAGTACACCGATCGGTATTGGTCAACGCTAAACATGTGAAAGGTGTTACGATTAACGGAGCTGTTCGCATGAGTAACGATGCTGAAATCCTAATTTCTGTTCGAAATAGAAAAAAAGTACTTTCTATGTTTGAATCCTATAAAGGAACGACTTAA
- a CDS encoding glycosyltransferase — translation MNYYMVIPAHNEEAFIQQTLTSIVQQTLLPKKVVVVNDNSSDATERIIDEFTNQHAFITKVNTNSTDEHLPGSKVINAFYKGFETLDADFDIIVKLDADIILPNTYFEIICGHFKDDSTIGVAGGLAYIEKNGTWIYETIADKNHVRGPFKAYRKACFEQIGGLQKSLGWDTADVLLARFYNWKVHVDKALHVKHLKPTGNAYKQQVHNKHGEVFYKLGYGFWISLISSFKIALKKKSFSVFIGYMNGFFAAKKSKIPKMVTPAQADFIRTYRRTQMLNKLKQFFFIK, via the coding sequence ATGAACTATTACATGGTCATTCCTGCACACAATGAAGAAGCGTTTATTCAGCAAACGCTCACTTCTATTGTGCAACAAACGTTGCTTCCAAAAAAAGTGGTGGTTGTCAATGATAACTCTTCCGATGCAACAGAACGTATTATTGACGAGTTTACAAATCAGCATGCGTTTATCACGAAAGTAAATACAAATTCGACAGACGAACATTTGCCAGGAAGCAAAGTAATCAACGCGTTTTACAAAGGTTTTGAAACACTTGATGCTGATTTTGATATCATCGTAAAATTGGACGCAGATATCATTTTACCCAACACTTATTTCGAAATAATTTGTGGTCATTTTAAAGATGATTCCACCATTGGTGTAGCTGGCGGTTTGGCGTATATTGAGAAAAACGGCACTTGGATTTATGAAACCATTGCTGATAAAAATCATGTGCGCGGACCTTTTAAAGCCTATCGAAAAGCATGTTTTGAACAAATTGGCGGCTTGCAAAAATCATTAGGTTGGGACACGGCAGATGTACTTTTAGCTCGTTTTTATAACTGGAAAGTTCATGTTGATAAAGCACTCCACGTAAAACATTTAAAACCTACTGGAAACGCTTACAAACAACAAGTTCATAACAAACATGGCGAAGTTTTCTATAAATTAGGTTATGGATTTTGGATTTCATTAATTTCATCTTTCAAAATTGCACTCAAAAAGAAAAGTTTCTCCGTTTTCATAGGATATATGAACGGTTTTTTCGCTGCAAAGAAATCAAAAATACCTAAAATGGTAACTCCTGCGCAAGCAGATTTCATTCGCACGTACAGACGAACGCAAATGCTGAATAAATTAAAACAGTTCTTCTTCATTAAATAG
- a CDS encoding methyltransferase domain-containing protein yields MNSKLYPNKRDRYRLEFLKEVIPDNSKILDLGEPNPFSEIMKKEGYTVENTKGEDLDEDFSSVQNSDAEVVTAFEVFEYSVAPFNILKEIKAKKIVLTVPLRLWFASVYRRKNNQRDRLYNEFEDWQFDWLLEKSGWEIKKTKKWANPALPSIAPRPLLRHLIPRYYAVYAERNP; encoded by the coding sequence ATGAACAGTAAATTGTATCCAAATAAACGTGATCGTTATAGACTCGAGTTTTTGAAAGAAGTCATTCCTGACAATTCAAAAATTTTAGACTTAGGCGAACCAAATCCTTTTTCTGAAATCATGAAAAAAGAAGGGTACACTGTTGAAAATACAAAAGGCGAAGATTTAGATGAAGATTTCTCTTCCGTGCAAAATAGTGATGCAGAAGTAGTCACTGCTTTTGAAGTTTTTGAATACTCAGTCGCACCTTTTAACATATTAAAAGAAATAAAAGCGAAAAAAATAGTGCTCACAGTTCCCTTGCGTTTGTGGTTTGCTAGTGTGTACAGACGTAAAAATAATCAGCGAGATAGACTTTATAATGAGTTTGAAGATTGGCAATTTGATTGGCTTCTTGAAAAATCAGGTTGGGAAATCAAAAAAACTAAAAAGTGGGCAAATCCTGCGCTTCCATCAATTGCGCCACGTCCGTTGTTGCGACATTTAATTCCACGTTATTACGCTGTATATGCAGAACGCAACCCATAA
- a CDS encoding NACHT domain-containing protein, translating into MNTAEISEIFKKPLDKLFGLIGDELTQTFSNRLLEYQVEEYKRNYWSKTILHRSTPKPLREFYEPLYICKPNSSKRIPTNSTTNLFKNRNYITLIGNAGSGKSTMIKYLFTNCFEEKYKIPIKIELRYLNEYDGRLNDYIFNEIFQFQKLGFSNTIIDRMLCVGQFIFFLDGYDEISSKIKEKTTKDIDSFVTKYPKNNYVLTSRPHTHIETLPLFENYMVSELQEDEIASFVKKQIPVQENELTEKIIETISKRENESYQAYLSNPLLLSMFILTFQSYSDIPQKRSDFYDQVFDTLYSLHDSVSKLAFVREKICGLSKEQFEEVLQLFSFLSFFEEKFIFPNNYITNKLEFIKSKKNNLKFDNSKIITDLQVAIGILNREGVDYTFPHRSLQEYFAATYISKLDDKNKKNVYKKIVSGIVNKKNVFNRSSREHFYILLAEIDEKKVIQYAILPFINSFDTIEYLETLNYDLIISDFVKIKAVYYAFNYILNSAELMILDKKMNKKFHAKRQSHMVKFGELSEKDDEILGEEIRKDIAKNHLKPFLKTFIPTMKNQGEKLANYLTQEQNSDSEIIGMIK; encoded by the coding sequence ATGAATACAGCAGAAATTAGTGAAATTTTCAAAAAACCATTAGATAAATTATTTGGGCTAATTGGAGATGAGTTAACACAAACCTTTTCGAATAGATTACTTGAATACCAAGTTGAAGAATATAAAAGAAATTATTGGTCTAAAACTATTCTACATCGCTCAACACCAAAGCCTTTGCGTGAATTTTATGAACCGCTCTATATCTGTAAACCTAATAGCTCAAAACGAATCCCTACAAACTCTACAACTAACTTATTTAAGAATAGAAATTATATTACATTAATTGGAAATGCAGGCAGTGGAAAAAGTACAATGATTAAGTACTTATTTACAAACTGTTTTGAAGAAAAATACAAAATTCCAATAAAGATAGAATTGCGCTACCTTAACGAGTACGATGGAAGATTAAATGATTATATATTTAATGAGATTTTTCAATTTCAAAAGTTAGGGTTTTCAAATACTATTATTGATCGGATGCTATGTGTTGGACAATTCATTTTTTTTCTAGATGGATACGATGAAATTAGTTCTAAAATCAAAGAAAAGACTACAAAAGATATTGACTCCTTTGTAACAAAGTATCCGAAAAATAATTATGTTTTAACATCGAGACCTCATACCCATATTGAAACATTACCTTTATTTGAGAACTACATGGTTTCCGAATTGCAGGAAGATGAAATTGCTTCTTTTGTAAAAAAACAAATACCAGTTCAAGAAAATGAATTAACAGAAAAAATTATTGAAACAATAAGTAAACGTGAAAATGAATCATATCAAGCATATCTAAGTAATCCACTTTTATTATCGATGTTTATTCTTACATTTCAATCATACTCTGATATTCCACAAAAGAGAAGTGACTTTTATGATCAAGTATTTGACACCTTATATTCCCTTCACGATAGTGTATCGAAACTTGCATTCGTTAGAGAAAAAATATGTGGATTATCAAAAGAGCAATTTGAAGAAGTCCTCCAACTATTTTCTTTTTTATCTTTTTTTGAAGAAAAATTTATTTTTCCAAATAACTATATTACAAATAAGCTGGAGTTTATAAAATCAAAAAAAAATAATTTAAAATTTGATAACTCAAAAATTATAACCGACTTACAAGTTGCAATTGGAATTCTAAATAGAGAAGGTGTAGATTATACCTTTCCACATCGTTCATTGCAAGAGTATTTTGCAGCTACTTACATTTCTAAACTAGACGATAAAAACAAGAAAAATGTATACAAAAAAATAGTTTCTGGTATAGTAAATAAAAAAAATGTATTCAATAGATCTAGTCGTGAGCATTTCTATATTCTTTTAGCTGAGATTGATGAAAAAAAAGTCATTCAGTATGCTATATTACCATTTATAAATTCTTTCGATACAATAGAATATTTGGAAACACTAAATTATGATTTGATAATATCGGATTTTGTTAAAATAAAAGCCGTTTATTATGCCTTCAATTATATATTAAATTCAGCCGAACTTATGATTCTGGATAAAAAAATGAATAAAAAATTTCATGCGAAAAGACAAAGTCACATGGTAAAGTTTGGAGAATTATCTGAGAAAGATGATGAAATACTCGGTGAAGAAATCAGAAAGGATATAGCTAAGAATCACTTGAAACCATTCCTAAAAACATTCATTCCTACAATGAAAAATCAAGGAGAAAAACTTGCTAATTACTTGACTCAAGAACAAAACAGTGATTCTGAAATAATAGGAATGATTAAATAG
- a CDS encoding type II toxin-antitoxin system ParD family antitoxin: MGKNTSISLGNHFEEFINDELKSGRYSSVSEVIRSALRLLESEEKKERELIKALEIGEQSGFVDDFDPTENLKNLHRQYL; this comes from the coding sequence ATGGGGAAAAACACATCAATATCATTGGGAAATCATTTTGAAGAATTTATTAACGATGAATTGAAATCTGGACGTTATAGCTCAGTCAGCGAAGTTATTCGGTCTGCTTTACGATTATTAGAAAGTGAAGAAAAGAAAGAAAGAGAGCTTATCAAAGCTCTTGAAATTGGTGAGCAAAGCGGATTCGTTGACGACTTTGATCCAACAGAAAACTTGAAAAATTTACATCGCCAATACTTATGA
- a CDS encoding type II toxin-antitoxin system RelE/ParE family toxin, translating into MNNNYRISKQAINDLNAIWMHTLHKWSKKQADRYYSLIIEEITFIADNFSIGKSATQTRKNYRVTKVKSHLIFYKKTDDDIVEIVRVLHQRMDIKKRLK; encoded by the coding sequence ATGAACAACAACTACCGAATAAGTAAACAAGCAATTAATGATTTGAATGCTATTTGGATGCACACTTTACATAAATGGTCAAAAAAGCAAGCAGATAGATATTACAGCTTAATCATCGAAGAGATTACATTTATTGCTGATAATTTTTCCATTGGGAAATCTGCAACACAAACCCGAAAAAATTACCGTGTAACCAAAGTTAAATCACATCTCATCTTTTATAAGAAAACTGACGATGACATTGTTGAAATTGTTAGAGTTCTACATCAAAGAATGGACATTAAAAAACGATTGAAATAA
- a CDS encoding SDR family NAD(P)-dependent oxidoreductase translates to MKNIIITGTSRGIGFEMVHLFANAGYNVLALSRNEKPISNLTFENITSLAFDLSKPEDYAKVTEFVEENWEQVDVVIHNAGALLNKPFAETTMEDFEWIYKVNVFGVAELSRVLIPYMKQGSHVVTISSMGGIQGSMKFPGLAAYSSSKGAVITLVELLAEEHKDAGIAFNVLALGAVQTEMLAEAFPGYEAPLTALEMAQYIYDFSLNGNTFYNGKILQVSSSTP, encoded by the coding sequence ATGAAAAACATCATCATTACAGGAACAAGTAGAGGAATCGGTTTTGAAATGGTACATCTATTTGCAAATGCAGGGTATAATGTGTTGGCACTTTCTAGAAATGAAAAGCCAATTTCAAACCTAACTTTTGAAAATATAACGTCACTTGCGTTCGATTTAAGCAAGCCAGAAGATTATGCAAAAGTAACGGAGTTTGTAGAAGAAAACTGGGAACAAGTGGATGTGGTGATTCACAATGCAGGCGCGTTACTCAACAAACCTTTTGCAGAAACTACGATGGAAGATTTCGAGTGGATTTATAAAGTAAATGTGTTTGGTGTTGCCGAATTGAGCAGAGTGTTGATTCCGTATATGAAACAAGGAAGTCACGTAGTAACGATTAGTTCAATGGGCGGAATTCAAGGAAGCATGAAATTCCCAGGATTAGCGGCATACAGTTCGTCTAAAGGCGCTGTAATTACGTTGGTAGAATTGCTAGCCGAGGAACACAAAGACGCAGGAATCGCGTTTAATGTATTAGCTTTAGGCGCAGTACAAACCGAAATGCTAGCAGAAGCTTTTCCAGGGTATGAAGCACCATTAACAGCCTTAGAAATGGCGCAATATATTTATGATTTTTCGTTGAATGGGAATACCTTTTATAATGGGAAGATTTTGCAGGTTTCTAGTAGTACGCCTTAG